The Pelobacter seleniigenes DSM 18267 genomic sequence CAAAACAACCAGCGAGATCGCCAAATGGCAAGAGCACAATTCGACCGCAGTAAAGTCATCGAGCAGTCCACCAAGCTGTTTTGGAAACACGGCTTCAGCGCCTCATCCATGCAGCAGGTGGTCAAAAACACCGGCCTTAAACCAGGGTCCATCTACCTGGCCTTCGGCAGTAAGGAGGGGTTATTCCAGCAAGCGCTGGAGACCTATGCCCAGAAATCCCTAGCGCGCATCCGCAGTACTTTGGACAGCGCACCAAGCATCGGGGAAGGAATCTGCACACTCCTGGAGATGTTCGTGGCAGAATCAACCAGGAAGGATTACTGCAGTTGCTTTCTGGTCAAAACTCAACTTGAACTGGCGACCGAGGGGGGAGAACTCCATAAATTCGCGTCCTCAAAACTGGATGAGATCGAAACCTTGTACCGGAGCTACCTTGAACGTGAATTCGACAGCATGGTCAGCCGGCAACGGGCGACCAGCATCATGCTGCATATTTTCGGAGTGAGGGTTTACGGCTATCAACAGGGATCCGCCGAACGTATGCGTGAAGGATTACGCGTCGGGCTGCCCTGGCTGCCCTGGCCGACGCAGCGTCAAGTGCCCTGAAAGCACGGAATTCAAACCGGGAGGGAGGCTGTGGCAAGTACGCTGTCAGCCCGGGCCACGCCGGATGGCGCGACAGGTGATCGCCAACCAAAGCAATCCCGCCGTTCGCTCAACAACAGCCCCCCCCCTCCCAGTCAAACCTATTTGGCGATATTCGCCACCGTCCCCATCAGGGCGACATTGGTCACAAAACCGCCTTTGATGCAGGAATACTCGGTGGCGCTTTCAAATTTTTTATCCTTGGTAATCGTATAGATATCGATCACAGCATTTCCGCCCTCCTTTGCAGCCCGATCCTGCAAAGCCATGAGCGCTGAGATAAAGACTCTGTCACAGGCCTGCTGGGCTGATTTTCCGAACCCGTTGGTGCGCTGGTTGGTTTTATACTCCCCCATGGTTTTCATAACCTTGGGGTGATCCTGCCCTTTCATGTAAAGTCCGATTTCCGGTCGTAACTTTTCCTGCCCCAAAGCGCTCTCCTTGGCATCCTGTACAGACAGCTGATGCCACTCATCTTTGGCCTGCGCCTTGGTCACAATTGCTCCGCAGCAAAACGTACTCAATAGGATTCCCAAAAACAATGTCCTCATCATATGGCTCCTTCCTGTGGTTTATGTGGTGATTTTCGAAATACCCCAGAAGACGCAGGCGGAGTCTGTTGTTCAGCCTGCTTCATCAAAGACAACAGCAATGCGCCTCCAGGGCCTCAATAAGTATATGAAGAACAATCCAGAGAGCAAGCTTATCGAGGCCGTAAAATCAAAAAAAAGCCAGCGACAAATGGCTGGCTTTTTATTCTGCGTGTTCTTTTAAAGTGGTTACTGCACGGATTTGCGGCCTTCCATCTCAGCAACTTTCTTCTGCATCAGTGCCAGCAACCCTTCATAGCCATCACGCCGGATAATTTCGCCATAACTCGACCGATAGTTACGAATCAGGCTGACACCTTCGATAACCAGGTCGAAAACCTGCCAGGAGCCGTTTTCGTAAATCATTTTATACTGCACGGGAATTTCCAGGTCCTTCTGGACGATGGACGTATCGACAATCGCCTTGTCGTCTTTGACCCGCTGCATCAGATATTTGACGGTCCCGTTGGAATAGTCGTCGATCCGGTTGAGATAGGTGCCCTCAAGCACTTTGAGAAACAGATCGGAAAACTGCTGCCGCTGCTCTGCGGTGGCACCGGCCCAATAGGGGCCAAGGGTTCTTTCCGCCATGGACTGAATATTCAGGAACTTCTGCACCCGACCGCTGACCATAGCTTTTTTCTGGGCCACATCAAGATCGGTCCGCTTGAGGACTTCAAGGACAGAATCGACCATCTTGGCGACTTCCTTCTGCGGGTCCGGCAAAGCAAAAACAGTCGCGGTACAGATCAACACCAATAACAAGCTCAAAAATAATTTTTTCATCAGTCAAACCCAAACCATTCAAAAGGATTTAATAGATCACTGTCAAATACAGGACCTTCAAAGATATTCATATTATAGCTCTCTTTGCCAACCTGTGCTTTACGTCGCTGGGCGTAGGCCCCGCGCATAAACAGGTAAGGATCAAGCGAA encodes the following:
- a CDS encoding TetR/AcrR family transcriptional regulator, translated to MARAQFDRSKVIEQSTKLFWKHGFSASSMQQVVKNTGLKPGSIYLAFGSKEGLFQQALETYAQKSLARIRSTLDSAPSIGEGICTLLEMFVAESTRKDYCSCFLVKTQLELATEGGELHKFASSKLDEIETLYRSYLEREFDSMVSRQRATSIMLHIFGVRVYGYQQGSAERMREGLRVGLPWLPWPTQRQVP
- a CDS encoding MlaC/ttg2D family ABC transporter substrate-binding protein; this encodes MKKLFLSLLLVLICTATVFALPDPQKEVAKMVDSVLEVLKRTDLDVAQKKAMVSGRVQKFLNIQSMAERTLGPYWAGATAEQRQQFSDLFLKVLEGTYLNRIDDYSNGTVKYLMQRVKDDKAIVDTSIVQKDLEIPVQYKMIYENGSWQVFDLVIEGVSLIRNYRSSYGEIIRRDGYEGLLALMQKKVAEMEGRKSVQ